The genomic region tctattagctactatgaattctcacccctatcgatttgagtttggttctaaatttgttgaaagaagtggaagctataacaggaatatgcatcaaagtctaagcaatcaaagatggatggagccaaaaggatctgatcaaccctttaggcaacaacaccctccgagatatcatgggcaaggaccattctacaatgcataccaagctggtagatatggtggaccactttgtaattaccaacaagtcccaccctgtgcttatagaccaccctctcaacgtagctttgaaccaccacactcacaagttccttttcaccattcgccaccatccgacccttatccaccacaatcctaatccaactactcccaagaaccaccacattcttattatgaaccctctctcccaaccaatgaaccctcatatccaccccaacctccaatgaatgacaaactttgtgttcttcttcaagggcaagcaaagatacAAAggggcgtactggaactcactactgccttaactgaggtagtaaatataatagcttcccgatatcggagcactcaaagtactcccatggttacatgtggagaatcaaatgaagagcgtagcatgaaggagaccctagaaactccagtggacaataaggagcatggctttgtattggaacaagtggaggaagccatgatagttgtagaagaagaagtggttgaagatttaggagatgctgaacctccatgggaatcaagaactgtaaaggattccgccGAGAAGCTCGAAATTGATGCCagggaggatagtgcacaacctccaatgcatataccttgtgaaaaattggacggaatagaccaagaagttgattccatgggcagtgatgatcttgaatcaagctctcctagtcataaactcacatccgcaactgaattccttgagcctgaagaaccttgtccaagtgaatacgaagatgacatCGAGGTAggtttctctcaacctccaacgtatgacttgagtgacgaggaagacatagaagactttgattaggacgcagttgcagttgaagaattttgcaaagaagtggaggaattcacagaagaatacaagggagtagagcttagagaaccactggaaacacctatcccaaggccattaccacctaatacgagcttcaagtgggtacaatccttaacctttatctttatctttacttttcaacttgaatatggtttgcttgaaacagatggccagcttagagctctctgtggctttaagagtaagaggaaaatggctcgtactcaaaaCTGGTGTACAAGagtcaataaggttccacgcttcgattcgaagtgcaaggattggtatcacgttcaattgaatgggtctcggaagacgtttggtcaccCTGGTGAGGAAACAACCTCTAAACCACCCGAACGGAAGAATATAGagcaagacaaaggcggattcaaaagcaaagtttgggatcctggaatctgttctgacattcgttaccacgggagcctgagaatctgtttgaagctgctcaaaagctttacatgcctagtttgggaccccggaggctgctggaattccaaacattggtggatatttctggatgaatttaagcacaagctaccataacaggaagctcatcaaatgtccaacttaaggactttaactaaaagtgctaggtgggagacaacccaccatggtatgatcgttcctgtttcaattttattttgttttgtttgtttttatattatattattttcattgaacctgaattttattcatagcatttgcatcagcattgcatactgcataattgcatataaaaaaaatcgcacgcgacgcgacagcgtcgctgacgcgtccgcgtcacaagtgcattaggtaGAAAAGGAAAGTGaatagaaagtcacgcgaaaacgtggctggaggcgtgcctttggcacaaattgctccacacgaccgcgtcgctgacgcgttcacGTGATTTGCGAAaaatacctcccacgcgtccgcgtcactcacgcaaacgcgtgacttggaaatcggcgtaaagatccaacgcccagaaacctgggctggaatcgtgcggctggtgtgcgtttagcacgaaaCGGCCCATGCATTCGCATCCgtgatgcgaacgcgtcacttgcaaaagaCTCATCCCATGCAAAAgtgtgagcgacgcgtccgcggcGCGTGGATGTTATGGCCCCCCTAAATGGAGATAGAGAGTTACGCTGAACGACACTGGAagcgtgcgtctagcacaaattctagcgacgcggtagcgtgccCCACGCTTCCGCGTCAACCACCTTCTACCcaaaccacgcgatcgcgtcaatcacgcaacCGCGTCAATCCCATTTCAACCTAGTCGCgcaatcgcgtgccccacgcattcgcgtggattcACCACCATTACCCCAACCCGAACCCCCTGCCACCGCCCCTGTTCCACCACCGCGCCGCCATGCCCCCCAGCGCCGCCACATCCCCACCACTATCTCTCTGCCCTTACCTCCGCTCATACGCATACCAGGTTCTGCAAAACGCCAatttttctttcattcgtagttagttgcatatttttcagtttatgttcGAATTAGGAttgttagagatgcatgtttgtagtggattctaggtggttaggtagttagaatgtggttagtggatttaggcctgataattgtgccgtacttgttgcttgttttacctattctgTAATTTTGTTCTgcatatgctgttctttactgtttcatgctgctgttacattgctctttcatgttcatattacttgtgtctatttgcagctttattttaatttatatgaactgttctgcttgctgtttattacccgggaacatcaaattttagccggaatgctgcctaattttctgcaaattcttttattttcattcatgttctagttttggcaattttgaattttgcattacTTCGCtatacccaaaccatttcatgaacgCACGGGCCaacattcttattcctttcgatttcctggttaatatattgcattattgatgattagattttaatttttgttactcATGTATCTATATGATTATCATCAACAACCTGATtttcttgcttgaatatgagttggcTGTTGTTTAAAATTGCGAAATTCTTTTTACTAGGAAACATTTATCAATGCCACtcactttatttttctttctcctaactcactgatttccactttctaacATCTTTTTCAATCTCAACCGATCTAACTTTCAAACTTCTCTTTTTGATTTTTAACtatttactttaactttctaactcaaggcatgattattatttttcctacttaacatgaattctacttatattacattttggattgtgatttttcatctctgatttctaactcaaatacaatccataatgcacatatacttaactcatttcataattctactgctcgtttgcctttatgcttacattgatacatcctatttgcctacttgttttccagcttttgttcttcaattatatcctgaaaTTTCTGCTTTTCAAGATGTCTGACACCCAGCgcaaaggaaagggcaaagcGACCACTGGAAAACagaaaagaggcgaatcctctatgtccatcctggacattctgcatgatgactcctggcggaaaaagtactttaccccgcaggagaaggctgaccagcttcTCCTAGCCACTGATCAAgtcaaatttgcaaacagatactgtgagttgaagtatccagtgtttgccacctccaggaacctgtacctggagagaactctgaagattccagaagaactacagcagtacaccttcgatcagatcaaacagagaggctggttcttcttggaaagggacttgacagaggtcaatgcttcctggattcgagagttttactgcaactatttcaagacttccctggatgcagtgcacctcagagggaaacagatattgatcactgaggaagccattgaggacattctacagcttcagcctaagtcagaccAGCCTGATGGTTACCAGAAGGCTGAGAAGGATATGCGCtatatgagatttgactgggatgctgtcaagcagaggatagcccttgatcctactgtcccctgggtcatgggaaagaatacagcaatgcctaagggaatcaagctgatgtatctgaatgatgaggctcggctttggcaccagatcctgagcaactttgttatgccgagtactcatgagacggagctgcccgctgctatgatcaccctcatatggtgtgtgatggagggtaaggacctgtatcttccatgattcatccggtactacatggccagggtccatgtcagaggcactctcctattcccttatctgatcacccagctcggccgtcgagctgacatGCCTTGGGAGCCTGCTGATGAGAAGTCACCTGCTACaaactgcaagaagattatccctcacagcaggaagtttcaagctttaggctacagacccccattcctcaccgcttctgctgaggcagccacatcttcagctgccccttctgcaTCCACTGCCCCATCCCCGTCCACTGCAcatccacctgctcctgagcccatttatcTTTGGTACATCGACTCTTCGCCCGTCTGGATCgcatggagcgtcgcaacaagcgacgttatgagcacctcaagttgatgatccgatccgacggcgacatcccctccgagcttgacaccccttctgatacatctgagatGGGGGAGGATGATCATGAGGATGAGGCACCCacccaggctgagcaggcaggaccatagcaggctgcgccacatccTGAGGAGCCACATCAGATTCAGGCCGCAGACCCAGAGATTCCTCTACAGTCAGCGCTTCCACTGCAGCAGACCGATCCTGCTACCCTCATAGAGACTGCAGACCCTCCGGCCACCACAAAGACatcagcagcccatccttccagtgatgacactccttcacacccagcttgagtgagcatcgaggacgatgctacattttaagtgtggggaggtcgccatccctggcgtatttctttttggtgaaccactacagactctttttatcttattttgtattcttctatatttttatttttatttttcagtacttatacattgttcttttgctgtatcttttactttatttccgcattttgcactttagtttatatcttagccatttagtttagtttggaattctaaacttattagttatagaatatgtggattaattagtatagtttacccttttagtatataatagtttggtttaattgaaaataaaaggagtaaactagagactttaacagaatcaaaacaatccacacactttgtatatatagcattacatgttagttaattaacaacatttcttcaaagaggaacactaaaactttaaaggcaccctaagatttacattgagaataatgggaactcttgatttctacttgcatgacatacataactgatatatgatttttgagctagagaacacacagcctgtgagttttgagcttaattgtatggttacattcaaaccataaatcttattcctgtgtgttttgcccttctttttcattctggtattttttactttgttttaatctatatgtccaattatagaatatagatacataccaagagatgattgaggccatcatttgaatttttcctcacttatcccaaattagcctaccttttacatcacccttgttagccccttgagctttttaatcccctcttgttctataaaccatatttctagccttaagcagaaaaacaaattaaaaatcccaagttgaatccttggttagcttaagatagaaattgtgcataatttaagtgtgagaaattttatgggaacatgggatgatagaaacaaagtaggaatttaaaaagaataagttatttcaaaaacaaaatttgggaagtatgctcatgtgaaatcaaaacaattgaattaccatgtgcattgatataaaaaaaatatttcagtatttaaaggggatacaaaaattccccaattgcaaattaaaaaaaaaagaatcagtgcacatgggacaaaattaaatttaatgcatgagtttgTAATTCAAAATGggaaaatttgggcaaataggttaaggaactttaatttatataaagtgtgtatgttaggtgagatcttagactaatcaaggattcactttattagcttacttagccttatacatatacccttacctttaccttggccctattacaaccttgaataagacctcatgatttttgtatgtctatattccataattgttgattggttagatgaagaacaaagttatagaaagtaaggatggaaaaagaatagagtgattaacccaataaacactgagtgactagagagtaaacacaaaatccagtgagggttcaatagctcatcaccatatatctctgcttaattgttaattatcttgcaagtttgtgaaatacttttacccatctcaattgtacaagtgctttaacattatctagggtttaaccatgcatatatgattccttgaggatatgaattaatttaactacatgtaagttttatatacaagtgaataataactagaattacatgattcatttaggtagtttgcatttagaatagaatgcattgcatgaaattccaccactttaccttactctttatcttggatttagcatgaggacatgctattgtttaagtgtggggaggttgataaacccatattttatgatatattttgtgctcaaatcaagtgatttattcaatccttcacccacttattcatgtatattgcatggttttactttcccttccttattatgtgatatatgtgaaaaacatgtttcctatgctttaaaaatatttattttaattaccttttattaccattcgatgccgtgatttgtgtgttaagtattttcagatctcctaaggcaggaatgatttaaaggatggaaagaaaacatacaaaaatggaagaaaagcacaaaatggagtttttgaagaaactggtagcgacgcgaacgcatggacgacgcggccgcatgcctagcgcgaaaaggtagcgacgcgaacgcgtgactgacgcagacgcgcgccttgagtagaatacaatgacgcgtacgcgtgaccgaagcgaacgcgtgacaaggaaaactcccagatgacgcgaccgcgcgacccacgcggacgcgtgacagacgccacgtgcagcaACTGcaaaaaatgctcccagcgatttctgaaacctttTTTGGTCCAGATCCAAGTCCAGGAAGCACATATtaaaggttataaagtgggggaatgcatccattcatgaggaagcCTTCGATTATTCACTTTTTATGATTTAggtgtagtttttagagagagaggttctctcctctctcttaggttttaggattaggattcctcttaaaagatttaggatttcaactcttcatcagattcaatattctttttactttatatttctcttttactttcagatactttaatgcttttatttaattacttatgttgctaaattggcttatgaactctttatgtttagattgattttctattattaatacaattgaggtatttcaaactTATGAtccttatttagctttttatattcttggctttaattgattaactggaggctcttgagttattaaacttatcatgattgttgattaattcctctaattgactggaatttcactaactctagtctttccttaggagttggctaggacttgagaatctaactaattaatccacttgactttcccttactctcgtaaaggttaactaagtggagttaaactcaattctcataagaataactaggataggacttctgaattttcatacattgctaagagtttattttacagttatttatttattttatttatcatttaaattacttgttccttactttcaaaacccccaatttacaagactcataaccaataataagaacacctccctgcaattccttgagaagacgacccgaggttaaatacttcggttatcaattttaaaggggtttattacttgtgacaaccaaaacttttgtaagaaaggttgattgcttggtttagaaactatacttgcaacaaaaatttattataacttctaaaccatcaatcttcagttcttcaaaaacACTTTTTTCAGAATGAAGCAAAATGATTACGAGCTTTGTTTTTTATAGACGGAAAACTCACATCACAGGCTACGTGTTGCTAAACCATCCAACCAACGTCCGCCACGTGTGCAACACACACCCTGCATGTTGCCTGCCACGTAGGAATCACGCATTATGTGTGTTGACGAATGGTTGTCACGTGTCAATACAGAACTTGCATGTTGCTTTAGATTTGGACACATGTCCAACACGTGAGCTGCATGCTGAGTCAACACATTATCTACATGTTGTGCCTGCACTTCTGCAATATCCACCTGTCTCTATATACATAAGAAAACGTCCATTTCCAAAAAAATAACACACATCTTTActctatatttaaattttttatcctAAAAACCactcaataattttttaaatctcATTGGACCCCACTAGGTAATGAATATATCCGTCCTGTTCCACCTTTTTGCAATGCTTTGCTTGGTTATGACATTGTAAGGATGCTATAGTCATTTCatcaataaaattcaaaaaaaaaaaaagcttttccCTTACCCAATTTAGATGCAAGAATGATTAACTACAAATAGTGAAACCACTAACTGTATAGGAAAAGTCTAGGAGGCAAGCAACTTTttcaaattctggccagcatgtaaccaacaagaaaaagtgagtcattggatgaaatcccacaccaatctcacaccattaaaaccattatcgatggctatttgatggctacaaataccAAAAGTTGTTAACCCCTAGCACTCCTCTATAAACCACCACAAAGCAAAACTTGATAATGAATCAATCATCTAATATATATAAATCAATAATGAATCTTTACAgccaaaaataattgaaaaaaagtaCGAATAAAAATATCTGTCTAAGTCCTAACTAACTATACATCACAAGAAAGAAAGATCAACTCGTGGTGCCTTGTTTCCAAACAACAACTTGAGATCATTCTCCAATGGCGTCAAGTTCAAGTCCATACACATAACCCTCTTGCTATTTGATCTCTTCAAAACCGGAACTTTGACAACAGCATGGTTTATAGGATTAGAAGAAAACCCTTTATTATTATTCTCTCTGTGCTTTCTCATGTGGCCACCTAATTGCTGCCCCAAAGAGAATCCCATTCCACAGATTGAACACTCGTGCATCTTCTTGGGTTTCTTGGCCTCTGATTTGAGTTGTTGCTCATCACCATGATCACCATTATGCTTTTGTCTCTTGTGACTGGTTCTGTGCCCACCAAGTGCTTGAAAAGATGCGAACTTGCGGCCACATGTCTTGCACTCGAATTTCTCACTACTCTTCAATTCTATGGCACTTGAGAGCAACATTAGGGTATTTGCCAAATAATCTATGCTCTCTTTTCCATTGTttgtttctctttctctcttgatAACTGTCATGAAGAATTTGAATGAATGAATCGTATATGTGAATAATTAAGCTTTgagtgtgtgaatgaatgaattttGGGAGAATGAGGAAGTGTGTGTGTGTATTTATAGGGGAGTTATATTACTTGGTGAGAAAGTCAAAGGTATTGTTTGGTTCAACTTGGAAACCACGGAAACTGGGAAAGGTTCTATTTTGTTCAGCAAAAAACAATTTAGTTGGACTTTTTGACTTTCTTTGTTCTAAAAGTTCTAACTACGTTCGTGGATGCTTACATAATTGCGCGCTATCGTATCTAATAGGTTTCCTAGCCTTTTTCCTTTTTGGGAATTtggatcttttaaatttttattttagagaataaaatataattttttatttttgaataattttttttttatatttttttgtcctatttataaaataaataataaaatatcacattttattctctaaaataaaatttaaaatttaaaagatatagatatatttatataaataaaaaaataatggttataattaaaaataaaacaggaTATCATGATGATTTCATGAGTAAGTGATGCCCACGTAGATCACAATACACGGAATTAGAATAAACAAACATTAAAGTAATCCAGATTTGGTGTAATTTCTGTGTCTTACAATTTCGTCTCTAACATTTTATTTATTACACTCAAAGGTTTAATCACAAATCTATCTTCACGAATAGTCCATCAAtttataaaacaaaaacaaaacttgCACGTACTATTTAAAAAGTAGGATATATACAGGACTAATCTATAACTAATTATTGAAATAATACGTGatcatttttcaattttaaattttaataaactaTTATATTCNNNNNNNNNNNNNNNNNNNNNNNNNNNNNNNNNNNNNNNNNNNNNNNNNNNNNNNNNATCGAATAGttataaacaaaataagaacatAAAATATCATAGTAATTATACAATAACACAAAATATATACAAGTCATATGTAGTCGAACCTGCCAAATTGATGTGTTTGAAAAGtggaaaaaaaaatgttatttctTTTAAGTTTTAAGTAAAAATATATGTTATTCGTATTTAAAAATCTGTCTTATTGGATAGTAAAATCCGTAATATTTGtgagtaaaaataaaattgttattacttattagaggatcaaaatatttgttatttcagttttagtaattttattggattaaataatttaattttaatacaatattagtaaaaaaacagaaaaaataattattagatcagaaaaaataattatatttaacattaaatatatgaataatcataaaaaaaaaacagatataAGTAAACGACTAGgtaaattaatttatataattaagtatatcaaaattaaactctctcACTAAATCACTTAGTTTTATTTTCAGTAGTCCACGTGACCCTCACATGCTTCGTTACCTCTACTACTTTAATAAGCGTGTGATTGCAACTTGCAGTGTTTTTGCAGTTATGCTACCGAGTAAGGCTGCACGGTTGAGCAATCGACTTGTATGAATCTTCCATATCCTTGTCAAACAAGCCAGCACAACAGTTCCATGAAGCTTCCATGTCATTTTTCTCGGAATATTTTATTACACCATTTTCTAGTAACCAAAAGTCAAATAAAGAACCTTAATGTAAACGCATAAATGTCTGaggaataatattattaatctccATTCAAACAGAACTGCTGTGAAGCGCACCCCATTTTTGGGTAGCAAAATCATGTTTTTTCTCTTAGGTTTCTTGTTAGTTGTCTAGTAAAACACTTCAAAAACCAGCCAAATACTTAAGCCGCCATAGGCGCCAGCTAAAAATTACGCGGAGAATTGTCCATGTAGTGGAAAGTGTGAGAAACTTCTTTCTTCTTATGCACGTAAGTCTAATATGAAAAGGAACAGCAGTACAGCACAATGTGGTGAAGCTACATATATAAatgaaaatatataatatataatatgtagCTTGCATTCACAAGCAGTAAAAGAAAATTCTGTTATATAACTTCCCATGGCTGAAATTTTTAAATATGGGGGCATGAAGCATTGTGAATTGCAAAttattgtgaatttggtgattttACTTAAATATGAAAGAATaatttgaaaaattagaaaatactAGTATGTTTTGTTAAATTATTTCTTAATAAAGTTTGACTGGAATGAGCGTGATAATTGGTCGTGGGTATGACGACTGTATATTTCTGAGAAGTACAAGTTCTTGATTTGACTCCGTCTTCATAATGCTATTCCAACGGCAAAGTTTTGTTTGGATCGTGGCTTAACTTTATCTAGCAATTGTCATCGGTGTCAGAATGGTTCTGAATCCATTTTTCATTGTCTTCGGGAGACCCCTAATGCCAAGAAAGTCTGGAACCTTTTAGGCATGTATTCAGATAACTCGGATTTACATGATTGGCTCTACAGAAGTGCAAGGAGTGGAGATGTTTTTCTTTTCGTTTCGACCATTTGGTGGATTTGAAGAAGCAAGAATCATGCCTTATTTAATATAGATGACTCTTGGAGTGCTAGTAAAGTGGTGAGTTTGATTCGTAGTTCAGTAAGGGAATTCCACACTATTTTTGCTTTGCATCAATTTTTGTCTCCTCCTTCGCTTTGTTTGCATTGGGTTTCACTTCCAGTTCATTCTGAGATGCTAGTTGTTTTGCTCCTTTTGGCTATACTGATTTTGGTATCATTTACAATTCTAATGGATGTTGGTTGAAAAATTGCACTAGAAAAGTCGAAGTGTGCAGTGTTCTTTTTGCTGAATTGTATGCGATTTGGAGAAGTTTACTTCTAGTTTGGAATAGTGGGTTTCGTAAGGTTATTTGTGAAACAGACTGTTTAGAAGCTCTTTTCTTGGTAAACCAAAGAATAGTTGGTAAGGATATTCTGAAATAGAATTTGGTAAAGCATATACAAGAGGTTATAAATTGGAATTAGAAagtctctattcttttaattcagagGAA from Arachis ipaensis cultivar K30076 chromosome B02, Araip1.1, whole genome shotgun sequence harbors:
- the LOC107625200 gene encoding zinc finger protein ZAT11 → MTVIKRERETNNGKESIDYLANTLMLLSSAIELKSSEKFECKTCGRKFASFQALGGHRTSHKRQKHNGDHGDEQQLKSEAKKPKKMHECSICGMGFSLGQQLGGHMRKHRENNNKGFSSNPINHAVVKVPVLKRSNSKRVMCMDLNLTPLENDLKLLFGNKAPRVDLSFL